One window from the genome of Pseudomonadota bacterium encodes:
- the purH gene encoding bifunctional phosphoribosylaminoimidazolecarboxamide formyltransferase/IMP cyclohydrolase produces MANTRTIRRALISVSDKTGLDILGQALHKCGVEIISTGGTRSYLEERQIPVTPIEEVTGNPEAFGGRMKTISFEIASALLFRRGADDAEAETLGIKPIDLVVCNLYPFERTARAGADEAALVEKIDIGGVTMIRAAAKNYEDVTILTDPAQYTALAEKWTAQAVTDFDARKKFALAAFRHTARYDAAIANRFEVLANDALYTPVVTSETAEILRYGENPHQKAWLYKDPLATDGLAQAEPLQGKALSYNNLLDADAAWRAAQDVAGVSAKGSHCAVIVKHLNPCGIAVSKTSAKDALEQAWAGDPVSSFGGIICLTTPCTEEIAAWLDDKFVEIVIAPVFAEEALGIFARKKNLRILTSPGAEETAPFMLRSVSGGWLVQQEDFGIEDDFKTVTKTAFGKAQNNVLRFGIAASKHLRSNAIALVQQNDNGIALIGAGMGNPNRLVSTQQAVEKARENGYNDLSHCVLISDAFFPFADNIEIAGEYGIRHILQPGGSIKDDEVIAACDAQGIAMAFTGSRHFRH; encoded by the coding sequence ATGGCTAATACACGAACAATCCGCCGCGCCTTAATCAGCGTCAGCGATAAAACGGGTCTGGATATTCTGGGACAGGCTCTGCATAAATGCGGCGTTGAAATTATTTCTACCGGCGGCACGCGCAGCTATCTGGAAGAACGCCAAATTCCCGTTACCCCGATTGAAGAGGTTACCGGCAATCCTGAAGCCTTTGGCGGACGCATGAAAACCATCAGTTTTGAGATTGCCAGCGCCCTGCTATTCCGGCGTGGCGCTGATGATGCCGAGGCGGAAACTCTGGGCATCAAACCTATTGATCTGGTCGTCTGTAATCTGTACCCGTTCGAGCGCACCGCACGCGCCGGAGCAGATGAGGCCGCATTGGTGGAGAAAATTGATATCGGCGGCGTCACGATGATCCGCGCTGCCGCGAAAAATTATGAGGATGTCACAATTTTGACTGACCCCGCGCAATATACCGCGCTGGCGGAAAAATGGACGGCGCAAGCCGTCACGGATTTTGACGCGCGTAAAAAATTCGCCCTCGCCGCCTTCCGCCATACCGCACGTTACGATGCCGCCATTGCCAACCGTTTCGAAGTGCTGGCCAATGATGCGCTTTACACGCCTGTCGTCACATCTGAAACAGCGGAAATTCTGCGTTACGGCGAAAACCCGCATCAAAAAGCCTGGCTGTATAAAGACCCGCTGGCAACCGACGGGCTGGCACAGGCCGAACCTTTGCAGGGCAAAGCACTGTCCTATAATAATCTTCTGGATGCCGATGCCGCATGGCGCGCCGCACAGGATGTTGCCGGTGTCAGCGCGAAAGGCAGCCATTGCGCCGTCATCGTCAAACATTTAAACCCCTGCGGTATTGCCGTCAGCAAAACCTCCGCCAAGGATGCTTTGGAACAGGCATGGGCGGGCGATCCCGTCAGCAGCTTCGGCGGTATCATCTGCCTGACGACACCCTGCACGGAGGAGATCGCCGCATGGCTGGATGACAAATTTGTCGAAATCGTTATTGCCCCCGTTTTTGCAGAAGAGGCGCTCGGCATTTTTGCACGTAAGAAAAACCTGCGCATTTTAACCTCCCCCGGTGCTGAAGAAACAGCTCCTTTCATGCTGCGCAGCGTCTCGGGCGGATGGCTGGTACAGCAGGAGGATTTCGGTATTGAGGATGATTTCAAAACCGTCACCAAAACCGCCTTTGGAAAAGCGCAGAACAATGTTCTGCGTTTCGGCATTGCCGCCTCCAAACATTTGCGCAGCAACGCCATCGCCCTAGTGCAGCAAAATGATAACGGCATTGCGCTGATCGGCGCAGGAATGGGCAACCCTAACCGTCTTGTCAGCACGCAGCAGGCCGTCGAAAAGGCGCGGGAAAACGGCTATAATGATTTGTCGCATTGCGTTTTGATTTCCGACGCATTTTTCCCCTTTGCCGATAACATCGAGATTGCCGGCGAATACGGCATCCGCCATATTCTGCAACCGGGCGGCAGCATAAAAGATGACGAGGTTATTGCCGCCTGTGACGCGCAGGGGATTGCCATGGCATTTACCGGCAGCCGTCATTTCCGTCACTAA
- a CDS encoding phosphoribosylformylglycinamidine cyclo-ligase, with translation MSVLSYKDAGVDIEKGDALVEKIKARVSGTYGENVISGVGGFACLYRIAENKLLAAGTDGVGTKLKIAQILNKHDTIGIDLVAMCVNDILCTGALPLFFMDYLATGQLDTGVADDIIAGIIEGCTQSGAALIGGETAEMPGMYQNGEYDLAGFAVGEVAADRVIDGSKITAGDTLIGLPSSGFHSNGYSLIRKLVDMNDKSLLELCLTPTRIYKNAAAAILAEDGLTNGMAHITGGGLLNIARMNTGFDYHITAMPQEGERPAVFDAVLKTSGIETGELYRSFNMGIGFVIATSLPEKALAVLTAAGEAPRIIGTIGNGTGKVLLNGKVI, from the coding sequence ATGAGCGTTTTGTCCTATAAAGATGCCGGTGTCGATATTGAAAAAGGCGATGCGCTGGTCGAAAAAATCAAAGCCCGCGTCAGCGGTACCTATGGCGAAAACGTCATCAGCGGTGTCGGCGGCTTTGCCTGTCTTTACCGCATTGCCGAAAATAAATTGCTGGCGGCGGGCACGGATGGTGTCGGCACCAAACTGAAAATTGCGCAAATTCTGAACAAACATGACACAATCGGTATTGATCTGGTCGCTATGTGCGTGAATGACATTCTGTGCACCGGTGCCTTACCGCTGTTTTTTATGGATTATCTTGCCACCGGACAGCTTGATACCGGTGTGGCCGATGACATTATCGCAGGCATTATCGAAGGCTGTACCCAAAGCGGTGCAGCCTTGATCGGCGGCGAAACGGCGGAAATGCCCGGCATGTATCAGAACGGTGAATATGACCTTGCCGGATTCGCCGTCGGTGAAGTTGCCGCAGACCGCGTGATTGACGGCAGCAAAATCACTGCAGGCGATACGCTGATCGGCTTGCCCTCTTCGGGTTTTCATTCCAACGGTTATTCCCTGATACGCAAATTGGTGGATATGAATGACAAATCCCTGCTGGAACTTTGCCTGACTCCGACACGGATTTATAAAAATGCCGCCGCTGCCATTCTGGCGGAAGACGGTCTCACCAATGGCATGGCGCATATTACAGGCGGCGGGCTATTAAATATTGCCCGCATGAATACCGGTTTTGATTATCACATCACCGCTATGCCGCAGGAGGGTGAACGCCCCGCGGTTTTTGATGCCGTGCTGAAAACATCCGGTATTGAAACGGGCGAGCTGTATCGCAGCTTCAATATGGGGATCGGTTTTGTGATCGCAACATCCCTGCCGGAGAAAGCGCTTGCTGTTTTAACCGCAGCAGGTGAAGCGCCGCGTATCATCGGCACAATCGGCAACGGTACAGGTAAAGTCCTGCTGAACGGCAAAGTTATTTAA
- a CDS encoding gamma-glutamylcyclotransferase encodes MIKIFGFGTLVHEESALNTCPNLQNFKTSKTQNVCRVFGKVNLRAAFRGDVHWDTLEVASCFMEPREGQDIIGVTFDVPKEEWPAMRLREIDYRCREVPYETLDGKESGTALTFFGFRNDAEFMANKSGEDKTYIEEQRQGYTGDIYRTDVYPARSYLEKCYRAYRAAGRAAYENFLDSSYLADRKTLLVDYLLNKGADIRFDAPHEELTTGF; translated from the coding sequence ATGATTAAAATTTTTGGTTTCGGGACGCTTGTCCATGAAGAATCCGCCTTGAATACCTGTCCGAATTTGCAGAATTTCAAAACATCGAAAACACAGAATGTTTGCCGCGTTTTCGGCAAGGTGAATTTGCGTGCGGCGTTTCGCGGTGATGTGCATTGGGATACGCTTGAGGTCGCCTCCTGCTTTATGGAGCCGCGGGAAGGTCAGGATATTATCGGTGTCACCTTTGATGTTCCGAAAGAGGAATGGCCCGCCATGCGCCTGCGCGAGATCGATTACCGCTGCCGCGAAGTGCCTTATGAAACGCTGGACGGAAAAGAAAGCGGCACGGCGCTGACATTTTTTGGTTTCCGCAATGATGCGGAATTCATGGCCAATAAATCCGGTGAAGATAAAACCTATATAGAAGAGCAGCGGCAGGGCTATACGGGCGATATTTACCGCACGGATGTTTATCCTGCGCGCAGTTATCTTGAGAAATGCTACCGCGCTTACCGTGCGGCCGGACGCGCGGCTTATGAGAATTTTCTCGACAGCAGCTATCTGGCGGACAGGAAAACGCTGCTGGTCGATTATCTTTTAAATAAAGGGGCGGATATCCGTTTTGACGCGCCGCATGAGGAATTAACGACCGGGTTCTGA
- a CDS encoding methyltransferase, translating into MIKAMEFTLFDGHLPLLQPAEGYRTALDPVLLAAAVNADRLAGAHILDLGCGIGTVGFCLMARFPCKVTGVDLQPELLQLAQKNAAKLSRQDDITFIESNVRDLQLEEVFDAVVTNPPYVEIGRGSPNRVDNRRMAHLESIPFFDWAKAAARHLKQGGYFYIIHRADRLHDLLESLRRAEFGSFSVLPLYPRTGENTAKRVIISCRKRKYAPLRLLQGLVLHEGQSYTDRVCDIIYRIQPLMID; encoded by the coding sequence ATGATAAAAGCAATGGAATTTACGCTTTTTGATGGTCATTTACCATTACTGCAGCCTGCGGAAGGGTATCGCACGGCGCTGGATCCGGTTTTGCTGGCTGCGGCGGTGAATGCTGACAGGCTTGCGGGTGCGCATATCCTTGATCTCGGCTGCGGTATCGGGACGGTCGGATTTTGCCTGATGGCGCGCTTTCCCTGCAAAGTAACGGGTGTTGATCTGCAGCCGGAACTGCTGCAGCTGGCGCAAAAAAACGCCGCCAAGCTGTCGCGGCAGGATGACATCACATTCATTGAAAGCAATGTGCGGGATTTACAGCTTGAAGAGGTTTTTGATGCGGTTGTGACCAATCCGCCCTATGTGGAAATCGGACGCGGTTCCCCGAACCGTGTTGATAACAGGCGCATGGCGCATCTGGAAAGCATTCCGTTTTTTGACTGGGCAAAGGCCGCGGCACGGCATTTAAAACAGGGCGGATATTTTTATATCATTCACCGTGCCGACCGTCTGCATGATCTGCTGGAATCGCTGCGTCGTGCCGAATTCGGCAGCTTTTCCGTGTTGCCGCTTTATCCCCGCACCGGAGAAAACACGGCCAAACGCGTCATCATTTCCTGCCGCAAAAGAAAATATGCGCCGCTGCGCCTGCTGCAAGGGCTTGTCCTGCATGAAGGGCAGTCCTATACTGACAGGGTATGCGATATTATTTACCGCATACAGCCGCTGATGATTGACTGA
- a CDS encoding polyprenyl synthetase family protein gives MVQNAATNKTDTEKAETGKPENPLERLSTLLESDMKQVNQLILKHMKSDIPMIPQLAGHLIAAGGKRVRPLLAVAAAQMFAYDGDDHCKLAACVEFIHTATLLHDDVIDESEQRRGKASAHVIFGNEAAVLVGDFLFSRAFQLMVEIGSLPILRILSNASATISEGEVLQLTTTGNIRITREDYMNVIRAKTAELFAASCEAGALAAGGTEAECDALRRYGENLGIAFQMVDDILDYRPADAALGKNTGDDFREGKMTLPVVLLLQSATEEEKAFFESAFIRTEKQQDGDFEKACALMEKYGIFEKALREAETYGQLAKDALTGFDKNPEITSLLSGLIDFVINRRH, from the coding sequence ATGGTGCAAAACGCCGCGACAAATAAAACGGACACGGAAAAGGCGGAAACGGGCAAGCCCGAAAACCCGCTGGAACGGCTTTCCACCCTGCTGGAAAGCGATATGAAACAGGTCAATCAATTGATCCTGAAACATATGAAATCCGATATTCCGATGATTCCGCAACTGGCAGGGCATCTGATTGCCGCGGGCGGGAAACGTGTGCGTCCGCTGCTGGCGGTTGCCGCCGCGCAGATGTTTGCGTATGACGGTGACGACCATTGCAAACTCGCCGCCTGTGTCGAATTTATCCATACCGCAACTCTTCTGCATGATGATGTTATTGACGAAAGCGAGCAGCGCCGCGGCAAAGCCTCCGCCCATGTTATTTTCGGCAATGAGGCCGCCGTTCTGGTCGGGGATTTTCTGTTCAGCCGCGCCTTTCAGCTAATGGTTGAAATCGGCTCATTGCCGATCCTGCGTATTCTCTCCAACGCCTCCGCCACAATTTCCGAAGGCGAAGTGCTGCAGCTGACGACCACGGGCAATATCCGCATTACGCGTGAAGATTACATGAATGTCATCCGCGCCAAAACCGCAGAACTCTTTGCCGCATCCTGCGAAGCCGGTGCGCTGGCCGCAGGCGGTACGGAAGCGGAATGCGATGCATTGCGCCGCTATGGTGAAAATCTCGGCATCGCCTTCCAGATGGTTGATGATATTCTTGATTACCGCCCCGCTGATGCCGCACTGGGCAAAAACACCGGCGATGATTTCCGCGAAGGCAAAATGACCCTGCCGGTCGTGCTGTTGCTGCAATCCGCAACGGAGGAAGAAAAAGCCTTTTTTGAAAGCGCCTTCATCCGCACCGAAAAGCAACAGGACGGCGATTTTGAAAAAGCCTGCGCCCTGATGGAAAAATACGGTATTTTTGAAAAAGCCTTGCGCGAAGCCGAAACTTACGGCCAACTGGCGAAAGACGCTTTAACGGGTTTTGACAAAAATCCTGAAATCACATCCCTGCTGTCAGGCCTGATCGATTTCGTCATCAACCGCCGCCATTAA
- the rpoN gene encoding RNA polymerase factor sigma-54 has product MAIQQKLELRQSQSLSMTPQMQQAIRVLQMSALELQEFVATEIIENPLLDRDTDSNESREDEEDNAPETSREEAQDAGKVVEDLPDYDPGSTMAGIGKGGTMAFDTPDYSLENRIAETKTLRDHLLDQMVLEIHDNKDRMVAGYLIDSLDNIGYLRESTAELAEMIGCDETRVKNVLAQLKTLQPAGVFARDLSECLALQLKEKDRLDPAMRLLLNNLDVLAAHDVKKLCRICRVTLEDLQEMIAEIRELNPKPAAEFDDFVIETVVADAVMKKLPKESGGGWGVELNPDTLPKLLINHRYYTEVKGGVRKQQDREYLNARMAEAKWLLKTLDQRAQSILRVAAEIVRRQEGFFAYGVEYLKPMVLRDVAEALDLHESTVSRVTAGKFIGTPRGVFELRYFFSRGLSATDDGAADHAAESVKARIRALVDAEDPKKILSDDKLVKLLKEAGVEIARRTVAKYREAMGIPSSVQRRRMKNMGA; this is encoded by the coding sequence ATGGCTATCCAGCAAAAATTAGAGCTCCGTCAGTCGCAAAGCCTTAGTATGACGCCGCAAATGCAGCAGGCGATCCGTGTTTTGCAGATGTCGGCGCTGGAATTGCAGGAATTTGTTGCCACGGAAATCATCGAAAATCCGCTGCTGGACCGTGACACGGACAGCAATGAAAGCCGCGAGGATGAGGAAGATAACGCGCCGGAAACAAGCCGTGAAGAGGCGCAGGACGCGGGGAAAGTCGTTGAAGACCTTCCGGATTACGATCCCGGCTCGACCATGGCGGGGATCGGTAAGGGCGGCACGATGGCTTTTGACACCCCCGATTATTCTCTGGAAAACCGCATTGCCGAAACCAAAACCTTGCGTGACCATCTGCTGGATCAGATGGTGCTGGAAATCCATGACAATAAAGACCGTATGGTCGCGGGCTATCTGATCGACAGTCTGGACAATATCGGTTATCTGCGTGAAAGCACGGCGGAGCTTGCGGAGATGATCGGCTGCGACGAAACACGCGTGAAAAACGTGCTGGCACAGTTGAAAACATTGCAGCCCGCAGGGGTGTTTGCACGCGATTTGTCCGAATGTCTGGCCTTGCAGTTGAAGGAAAAAGACCGGCTTGATCCCGCCATGCGCTTGCTGCTGAATAATCTGGATGTGCTGGCGGCGCATGATGTGAAAAAGCTCTGCCGTATCTGCCGCGTAACGCTGGAGGATTTGCAGGAGATGATCGCGGAAATCCGTGAATTGAATCCGAAACCGGCGGCGGAATTTGATGATTTTGTCATTGAAACCGTGGTGGCCGATGCGGTGATGAAAAAACTGCCGAAGGAAAGCGGCGGCGGCTGGGGGGTAGAACTGAACCCCGACACATTGCCGAAACTGCTGATCAATCACCGTTATTATACCGAGGTCAAAGGCGGCGTGCGCAAACAGCAGGACCGCGAATATCTGAATGCCCGTATGGCAGAGGCGAAATGGCTGCTGAAAACACTGGATCAGCGCGCGCAAAGCATTCTGCGCGTCGCGGCGGAAATCGTGCGCCGGCAGGAAGGCTTTTTTGCCTATGGCGTGGAATATCTGAAACCGATGGTGCTGCGCGATGTGGCCGAGGCGCTGGATTTGCATGAAAGCACGGTCAGCCGCGTCACCGCAGGAAAATTTATCGGCACGCCGCGCGGCGTGTTTGAACTGCGTTACTTTTTCTCACGCGGCTTATCGGCCACGGATGACGGCGCGGCGGATCATGCGGCGGAATCGGTGAAGGCACGCATCCGCGCATTGGTCGATGCGGAAGACCCGAAAAAAATTCTCTCCGATGACAAGCTGGTTAAATTACTGAAAGAAGCGGGGGTCGAAATCGCACGGCGCACCGTTGCGAAATACCGCGAGGCGATGGGGATACCCTCCTCCGTCCAGCGGCGCAGAATGAAAAATATGGGAGCATAG
- a CDS encoding DNA polymerase III subunit chi gives MATEIRFYHVMRGSADQVLPPLLSKIHAGGHRILVKLGSPEKLEALDTALWTFDPNGFLPHGADKDKNAAEQPVFLTTEDENPNNANILVLADGTKTAAPEQYDICCTVFNGQDAEAVADARAAWKDFQSRGFDTVYFQQNDGGGWEKKA, from the coding sequence ATGGCAACAGAAATCCGTTTTTATCATGTGATGCGCGGCAGTGCCGATCAGGTGCTGCCGCCGCTTTTATCCAAAATCCATGCCGGCGGTCACCGTATTCTGGTGAAGCTGGGCAGCCCCGAAAAACTCGAAGCGCTGGATACGGCGCTGTGGACATTTGATCCGAACGGCTTTCTGCCGCATGGTGCGGATAAGGATAAAAACGCTGCGGAACAACCCGTTTTTCTGACGACGGAAGATGAAAATCCCAATAATGCCAATATTCTGGTGCTGGCTGACGGTACGAAAACAGCGGCACCGGAACAATATGATATCTGCTGCACCGTCTTTAACGGGCAGGATGCGGAGGCCGTGGCTGATGCGCGGGCGGCATGGAAAGATTTTCAATCCCGCGGTTTTGACACCGTCTATTTTCAGCAGAATGATGGCGGCGGCTGGGAAAAGAAAGCCTGA
- a CDS encoding leucyl aminopeptidase, whose protein sequence is MLKTGFHTAVPKKAAVLAIFSGKKAKLGNKAAELDKKTGGAIAAAIKAAKSFDGKCCQSLVLSGIKNSGADQIIVLGTEAKEKEKLCPMKIEESGATLVKALKAAKLEEAAVLTDAPDGIDVAEFAAHLAYGAVLQDYTFGIYKKKKDAPKKLKALDIVLANAAEAKKLFAPLEKIAAGVFLTRDLVSEPPNVLYPESFAARAKKELTPLGIKVQILTDKQMEKMGMGALMSVGKGSARPPRMVIMQYDGAPKNASAAAKKPVAFVGKGITFDTGGISLKPGPGMEDMKWDMAGAGVVTGLMKALAGRKAKLNAVGIIALAENMPSDRASRPSDVVTSLSGQTVEILNTDAEGRLVLADALWHVQEKFKPKTVIDLATLTGAIIIALGNEYAGVFSNDEELSARLVETGAELKEKTWHMPMCKAWDKAIDSDIADMKNIGGDRGAGSATAAAFLARFIKDGTSWAHLDIAGMAWSKKERLTVPKGATAFGVRLLDRLVAKHYESK, encoded by the coding sequence ATGCTGAAAACGGGTTTTCATACGGCTGTGCCGAAAAAAGCGGCGGTTCTTGCGATTTTTTCCGGAAAAAAGGCGAAATTGGGTAATAAAGCGGCGGAGCTGGATAAAAAAACCGGCGGCGCGATTGCGGCTGCCATTAAGGCTGCAAAAAGTTTTGACGGTAAATGCTGCCAGAGTCTGGTTTTATCCGGCATTAAGAACAGCGGCGCAGATCAGATTATCGTGCTGGGAACAGAGGCAAAGGAAAAAGAAAAACTCTGCCCGATGAAAATCGAGGAAAGCGGTGCGACGCTGGTCAAGGCGCTGAAAGCCGCAAAACTGGAGGAGGCCGCCGTACTGACGGATGCGCCCGATGGTATTGATGTGGCGGAATTTGCAGCACATCTGGCTTATGGTGCGGTCTTGCAGGATTACACATTCGGTATTTACAAAAAGAAGAAAGATGCGCCGAAAAAACTGAAAGCGCTGGATATCGTTCTGGCCAATGCGGCAGAGGCGAAAAAGCTGTTTGCACCGCTGGAAAAAATTGCGGCGGGCGTGTTTTTGACCCGTGATCTGGTCTCTGAGCCGCCGAATGTTCTTTATCCCGAAAGCTTTGCCGCGCGTGCAAAAAAAGAACTGACGCCGCTGGGGATCAAAGTGCAGATTCTGACGGACAAGCAGATGGAAAAAATGGGTATGGGGGCCTTGATGTCTGTCGGTAAAGGCAGCGCCCGTCCGCCGCGTATGGTTATCATGCAATATGACGGCGCACCGAAAAACGCCTCGGCTGCGGCAAAGAAACCTGTTGCTTTTGTCGGCAAGGGTATCACTTTTGACACAGGCGGTATCTCTCTGAAACCCGGCCCGGGCATGGAAGATATGAAATGGGATATGGCGGGTGCCGGTGTTGTGACCGGATTGATGAAGGCGCTGGCCGGACGCAAGGCAAAGCTGAATGCGGTCGGCATTATTGCGCTGGCGGAAAATATGCCGTCCGACAGAGCAAGCCGTCCGTCGGATGTTGTGACCTCGCTGTCGGGGCAGACGGTGGAAATTCTGAACACGGATGCCGAAGGCCGTCTGGTGCTGGCGGATGCACTGTGGCATGTGCAGGAAAAATTCAAACCGAAAACCGTGATTGATCTGGCGACATTAACAGGCGCGATTATTATTGCGCTGGGGAATGAATATGCGGGCGTGTTCTCGAATGACGAGGAATTATCCGCACGTCTGGTGGAAACCGGTGCGGAGCTGAAGGAAAAAACATGGCATATGCCGATGTGCAAAGCATGGGATAAGGCGATTGATTCCGATATTGCCGATATGAAGAATATCGGCGGTGACCGCGGTGCAGGCAGCGCGACGGCGGCGGCCTTCCTCGCGCGTTTCATTAAAGACGGCACGTCATGGGCGCATCTGGATATTGCGGGTATGGCCTGGAGCAAAAAGGAGCGCCTGACCGTGCCGAAAGGCGCAACGGCGTTCGGTGTCCGTTTGCTGGACCGTCTTGTCGCGAAACATTACGAGTCAAAATAA
- the lptF gene encoding LPS export ABC transporter permease LptF, producing MYLTTRYITRNILTTAVFVSVVLLAIIWLTQSLRYLELIVNSNAPMSLFMKMIALSLPRFPEVIVPVAVVTSVLFTYNRMILDSELIVMRSAGISARRLALPAMIVSLAAVFVMMLFSTWLSPAARAAMQELKQVISAEYSTFLLKEGVFNPVGDNLMIYLRSRQRGGELQGLLIHDTRPENKTPVTITARRGVMITAEDEPAVIIYDGSRQQYDPETGSLSRLEFEEYTLEIKNFRAQIRQRWRDAEERNIKELLTLDYESDEMLAAHKREFMVEAHKRLIMPFSALAYTLAALSCLLTGSFNRRGQMRRILAAVGTVFVLQAGYLSLINLAKDDFWAVPALYIAVLLPSVLGWFILGDKGYTLLSRLQRKYRKPLSGRKNKGAAA from the coding sequence ATGTATCTTACCACGCGCTATATCACCCGTAATATCCTGACCACCGCGGTTTTTGTCTCGGTCGTGCTGCTGGCGATTATCTGGCTGACGCAATCACTGCGTTATCTGGAGCTGATCGTCAATTCCAACGCGCCGATGTCGCTGTTCATGAAAATGATCGCGCTGTCGCTGCCGCGTTTTCCCGAGGTGATCGTACCGGTCGCCGTTGTGACCTCGGTGTTGTTTACCTATAATCGCATGATTCTGGACAGTGAACTGATCGTCATGCGCTCTGCCGGAATCAGCGCCCGCAGGCTCGCCCTCCCCGCGATGATCGTCTCTCTTGCCGCCGTCTTTGTTATGATGCTGTTCAGCACATGGCTGTCCCCCGCCGCACGCGCCGCCATGCAGGAGCTGAAACAGGTCATCAGCGCCGAATATTCCACCTTTCTTCTAAAGGAAGGCGTATTCAACCCCGTCGGTGATAATCTGATGATCTATCTGCGCAGCCGTCAGCGCGGCGGCGAATTACAAGGGTTGCTGATCCATGACACACGTCCCGAAAATAAAACCCCTGTCACCATTACCGCACGACGCGGCGTCATGATTACCGCAGAAGACGAACCCGCCGTGATTATTTATGACGGCAGCCGCCAGCAATATGACCCCGAAACGGGCAGTCTGTCGCGGCTGGAATTTGAGGAATACACGCTGGAAATCAAAAATTTCCGCGCCCAGATCCGCCAGCGCTGGCGCGATGCGGAGGAGCGTAATATAAAAGAACTCCTCACCCTTGATTACGAAAGTGACGAAATGCTTGCCGCCCATAAGCGCGAATTTATGGTCGAGGCGCATAAGCGTCTGATTATGCCGTTCAGCGCCCTTGCCTATACGCTGGCAGCGCTATCCTGTCTGCTGACAGGGTCTTTCAACCGGCGCGGACAGATGCGGCGCATTCTTGCCGCTGTCGGCACGGTTTTTGTTTTGCAGGCCGGATATTTAAGCCTGATCAATCTTGCCAAAGATGATTTCTGGGCCGTGCCCGCGCTTTATATTGCGGTGCTGCTGCCATCGGTTCTCGGCTGGTTCATTCTGGGTGATAAAGGCTACACCCTGCTGTCGCGCTTGCAGCGCAAATACCGCAAGCCCCTTTCCGGGCGGAAAAACAAGGGGGCGGCGGCATGA
- the lptG gene encoding LPS export ABC transporter permease LptG: MRFYAPILWRYVTRYFLLSFLTILGVLLSIIYALDMTELLRRAAGYEAGVKEVAHMALLKLPEVGQMVLPFAVLFGAIYSFWSLNRKSELVIMRSAGMSAWHFLTPAIIIACLIGVFSITVLNPVSSVLLAKYIKLEEVHLQKKSRFVSLLQNGLWLRQNDPEGYALIYSRHFEPKDWSMKKLIIFTFSEDDTLTSRIDGDTAKLEDGYWLIENAAIHGDTPVPEILPTYRYPTTLTAPDIESSFSSLETISFWDIPELARKMEETGVSSSRLKVHYQSLLSRPLFFLSMVLLAATVSLRPARQGGTALLIGGGVAIAFLVFFLETVLQAFGISQKLPEGLAAWTPAILTTLLGSAILLSLEDG; the protein is encoded by the coding sequence ATGAGATTTTACGCACCGATCCTCTGGCGCTATGTCACGCGTTATTTCCTGCTGAGTTTTCTCACCATCCTCGGCGTCTTGCTGTCGATTATTTATGCGCTGGATATGACAGAGCTGCTGCGCCGTGCCGCCGGATATGAGGCGGGTGTGAAAGAAGTCGCACATATGGCACTGTTAAAACTTCCCGAAGTCGGACAGATGGTACTGCCTTTCGCCGTCTTATTCGGGGCGATTTACAGTTTCTGGAGTCTGAACCGTAAAAGCGAGCTGGTCATTATGCGCTCCGCCGGTATGTCGGCCTGGCATTTTCTGACCCCCGCAATTATAATTGCCTGTCTGATCGGTGTTTTTTCCATCACGGTTCTCAACCCCGTCTCTTCGGTTTTACTGGCAAAATATATCAAGCTTGAGGAAGTGCATCTGCAGAAAAAAAGCCGTTTCGTTTCACTGCTGCAAAACGGTTTATGGCTGCGCCAGAACGATCCGGAAGGCTATGCGCTGATTTACAGCCGCCATTTCGAACCCAAAGACTGGAGCATGAAAAAACTTATCATCTTTACCTTCAGCGAAGATGATACCCTGACCTCGCGCATTGACGGCGATACCGCCAAGCTGGAAGACGGGTACTGGCTGATTGAAAATGCCGCCATACACGGCGATACGCCTGTGCCGGAAATACTGCCGACCTACCGCTATCCGACAACATTGACCGCGCCGGATATTGAAAGCTCCTTTTCCTCGCTGGAGACCATTTCCTTTTGGGATATTCCCGAACTTGCCCGCAAGATGGAGGAAACCGGCGTCTCCTCCAGCCGTCTAAAGGTTCATTACCAGTCATTATTATCAAGGCCACTGTTTTTCCTGTCTATGGTTTTGCTGGCCGCGACTGTTTCCCTGCGCCCTGCGCGACAGGGCGGAACGGCGCTATTGATCGGCGGCGGTGTCGCCATCGCCTTTCTGGTGTTTTTTCTGGAAACGGTTTTGCAGGCTTTCGGGATTTCACAAAAACTCCCCGAAGGACTGGCGGCATGGACGCCCGCCATTTTAACGACGCTTTTAGGCAGCGCTATTTTACTGTCTCTTGAAGACGGTTAG